AGCCTTCCGTGGCCAAGAAGCATTGTTTTCACCTATTTTTTGGGATCTAGCAAAGTTTTTGTTAGCGCCTTTTGCTAGACAATATATGGACAAAAAAACATGACGGCGCCTATTTTTTATCCATTCAAGGCACCTTTAAATGGCATCAATCTTATTGAGGCGTCAGCGGGTACTGGTAAAACTTCGAGTTTAGCAACGCTATTTGTGCGGTTTTTGCTTGGCGATGCAAAACAACCACCTTTAGCGATCCATCAAATCCTTGTTGTGACGTTTACAAAAGCTGCAACAGCTGAGCTATATACCCGTTTTCAAAAAAAAATAAAAACGACGCTATCTGCGTTGCAGCATGGTGCCAAAGATAAAGAAACTGAGGATTTGCTTGCGCCTTACAGGGAAGATGCGCATCAGATGCAGTTAGCTAAAAGACATTTGTTAGAAGCGTTGAATCAATTCGATCAAGCTGCTATTTATACCATCCATGGTTTTTGTCAGCGGATCTTGTCGCATTATGAGCCAGCTAATCATACTTATGAGCTATTGACGGATGATACGCTGCTTTTAAATAAGCTTGTTGCTGATTTTTGGCGTACGCATGTTTTGTATGATGCGCACTATGCACAGCTTGTCATTGAAGAAAAATTGAATGTTGAGAAGATGCTCAAGGTTGTTAGGCCGTATATTGGCAAGCCTTACTTAGAAAAACCGAATCTGCAGTCAGCAAGCGATGAAGCCGTCCTTGCTAGGCAGTCGTTATCTGCGGCATGGCACAAAGTATGGCAACATCTGGAGGCAGGAGAGCGTATTTTTTGGTTCTTACAACAGCAAAAATTAAACAAAAATCGTTATCGGGAAAAATCCTATCAAGCACTGTTTTTTTGGTTATCACAACCTGCAACGAAAGCCACTTTTTCTTCGGGTGATCAATTATTGGATAAAGCGCAGACAACGCAACCCATTAAAAAAGTATGGCTTGAGAAATTGCGACCTGCTGCATTAGCCGATTGTATTGAAGAAAATGAAGCGGTACACCATCCTTTTTTTGTGGCCATTGCACAACTGCTAGATGCCGATTTAGAGCTATCCCAGATCCGTGCTTGCTCAATAGATGTTCTAAGGCTTGCTTTGATTGATTGGATTGATGAAAAACTCACAACACAAATTGATCAGCCTCAACGCCGGATGGATAGTTTAGTCATTGATCTGATGCGATTACTACAACATCATCCATCATTGGGTAAAGAGATTGCTGATATATGGCATGTCGCATTGATTGATGAATTTCAAGATACCGATCCGGTGCAATATGCGATTTTTCAGCAATCTTTTATTCAACATGGCGAATCCGTGTTTTTAGTAGGGGATCCTAAGCAAGCTATTTATAGTTTTCGGGGTGCTGATATTTTTACTTATCTTGTTGCCAAGCAGCAAGCAGATCGCCACTATACTTTGACAAAGAACTACCGTTCTAGCCAAGCGGTTGTATCGGCTATTAATGCATTATTTGAGCGATCACAAGCATTTTTGTTAGATATTCCTTTTTTGCCTGCCCAGGCTTCTGAACCCATTGGTCAATTGGCAGATGGTTATTCAGCAATGGTTTGGCATTGGCTAACGAGCCAGACAGCAGAAGAGGAAACCAACAATATTTCTAGAAAGCAGATGATTACGCAGGCAGCAGCATGGACAGCAAGACGCATTGCAGAATTATTATCTTCCAAGCCACTCGTAGAAGAAAAATCCAGCGCTTATCCATTATGCGCTCGCGATATTGCTGTATTGGTTGCAACGCATGCGCAAGGTGCTGTCATCCGCGATGCACTAGCCAAATATAACATTGCCAGCTCCTCATTGACTAACCGCAATGTTTTTGACAGTGCAGAGGCAGATGACATGTTAGCGTTATTGCAGGTTTGGCGCCTACCTGGTGATCGCTTTGCTTTACATACGGCGCTGGCAACAGAAATTATTGGTTTAGATGCAGCAGCAATTTATACGTTAGAGGATACAGCACAAGAACGATACCGTTCTTTATTTTTTGAGGCTCATCAGCGTTGGTTAAATACAGGCCCAATGGCTGCATGGCGATTTTATATGCGAGCGGATCGGGTAGCTGAGCGCCTACTACCACTTGTTGATGGAGAGCGCCGATTGACAAATCTGATGCACTTGATGGAATTAGCGCAGCAGCATAGCATACAAACACAATCTAGTATGACAGCACTGGTTACATGGTTTATGCAATCCATGCACCGTAGTTCTTCTGTCCAAGACCAACAAGAACGCTTAGATAGCGATCAAGATTTGGTGCGCATCGTAACGATCCATGCTGCTAAAGGTATGCAGTACCCTGTTGTTTTTTGCCCATTTTTATGGCATGCCTATTTGGATCATAAAACAAATGATTTTTGGTTATATCATATTGATGATAAAGCATGTCTTGCGACTACAGCCACGGTGAATGATGACATTAAGCGTAGAGCACAAAATGAACGATTTGCAGAAGAAATTCGTAAGCTCTATGTTGCGCTCACGCGCGCTAAATTGCGCATTGAAGTCTGCTGGGGAGCTATGAAAGATATTGTGCATACACCGCTAGCTTGGCTACTTTGCGGTGATGCTTTGGATCCTATTGCTGTCGAAACTCAACTTAAAACGTTAACCCAAAAAGCCTTACATGATCAATGGGCAACTTGGGTTGGCCATCATGCCAATCATATGTCGATACGCTATGCTGATTACGTGATGCCCAATGCACCTTTATTAACCCAACCTAGCCAAGCGATCGTGATGCCTCCTACTAGTCCAGTTGTCTTACCAGCTTGGCAAATTGCCAGCTTTAGCAGGTTGGCGGATACATTTAGTTTGGGTATTCAGGCGACGCCAGATGACGAGGCGCCAGCGCTTACACAGATTGCTTCACCTCCTACTTTGATTCACGCTGATTTTCCAAAAGGCACGCGTGCTGGGCGATGTTTACATGATGTACTAGAGACAGTTGATTTTTCTGATACGGATGAGCAGCTTTATTTGGCAATTGATCGCGTTTTAATGCGCCATGCTTTTAGCCAAACCGTTTGGCGTGATGAGGTTTATCGTCTTGTATCAGGTGTTCTTGATGCACCGCTAAAGGAGACTTACTCACTTCGTGGCATTACCCGTAAAGCACGCCTAACAGAAATGGCATTTTTATTGCCCCTTAAACCATTAAAGGTCACTGCTTTACAGGCGATTCTTGCGAATCCCAGCTACCAATTGCATCCTGCTTTTCAAGAAGCGTCCTATCGGCTTGATTTTGAACAAATCAAGGGTTATATCAAAGGATTTATTGATTTAGTTGTATCGTTTGACCATGCTTTTTATGTGATTGATTATAAGTCACATTACCTTGGCGATCAAACAATACACTATGCACAACATCAATTGATTCATGTCATGGCTCAAAAGCATTATTATCTGCAATATCTCATTTATTTAGTGGCACTTAGAGCTTATCTGAAATCTCGTGGCTTACCAGTCAATATAGGTGGTATACGCTACCTTTTTGTACGGGGATTGGATAGGCTGGGTCATGGCATATGGTCCGATACACCCTCCGAAGCACTACTCCAAGCTTTAGAGCAGCTTTTTTATGGCGAGGCAACCGCAAGCGTACACTAAAACACGCGATTTTTTAAGGCAGGTAATTTTCGTCTGACGTCTTTCAAATAGTCTAAATCAATCGTTGCGCTGATGCAGCCTTGACCTGTTGCTTGTTTGGCTAGGATGCGACCCCACGGATCAATGATCATGGAGTAACCGTGTGTGACACGGCCGTTTTCATGGATGCCACCTTGGTCAGCAGCAATCAGGTAACATTGATTTTCAATCGCACGTGCTCGTAATAACACTTCCCAATGTGCTTTACCAGTGACGGCAATAAAAGCAGCTGGAATAACCAAAATATCAAAAGGTAGTAACTGCCGGAAAAGCTCCGGAAAACGAATGTCGTAGCAAATACCAAACGCAAGCCGTGCTAGTGGTGTTTGAAAGGTAACGCCCTTAACGCCTGGCTCAAAAGTATTGGCCTCGCAGTATGACTCAGCTTGTTTAGATAAACAAAACAGGTGGATTTTATCATACCGACAAGCAACAGAACCATCTGGCGCAAAGAGCAGGGTACTGTTACGAACAAGCTCTGTATGATGTGATTTAATAGGTAATGTACCGCCCACAAGCCAAATGCCATGATGTTGAGCGATACGGGATAGGGCTTGCTGAATATGACCATCTGCTATATTTTCACTATAAGGTGTTTGGCAATTAGTTAAATTCATTAATCCGAAGCATTCAGGCAACACAACTAACTGTGCTTGTTGGCGAACAGCCTTGTTAATTAAGTTGTCTGCAACCTGTAAATTTTCAGCAACATTGGATCCTGATACCATCTGTATGGCCGTGGCGACAAACTGTGTAGACGCAATACTCGGCATTACTTGTCTCCAGTGAGGTTGCGTCGATATTGTTGTAACGTTCGCCGCTTTTCTATGATGGGTTGATCAATTGATCCGCTAATATCATAATGTATGATGAATACTTTTCCGAGCGGATTTTTTAGGGCTTGTTGACCTAACAGACCAGCCATACCGAACCATGGATTAAGAGCTATCAAACTCGTTGCAATGGCAGTATTTTCTATAAGATGTGTCTCCAATTGCACGCTAAGTTGCAGCGTGTTGTGCTTAAAATCCATCACGCCATTGATTGTAATATCTGCAGCAGGACCTTTCATGACCAGTTTATCAGTGCTTAGTGCACCATTTTGAATCAAGATGTTACCGTAAATATAATCAAAAGCAAGTCCGTTTTCAAAAAAGCGACCAAAATCGAATTGCGCAAATCGCAGCAAAGATTGGAGGCTCAAGATACTAAACAATCGTGAGACGCCAGGGTCAATTTTGGCGAAATAGCCTTGTTGGATATTTAAGGTGATATAACCTGTTACATCATCGTTTTTGGGGAATTTAATTGTATTGGGCCAAGTAAGGTTACCTCGTACTGTGCCATGGCCGCTTCCTATGACGTTGACATAACCCAAGCCTGATAAATACTGCCCCACATCTTGAAGATGTAGCATAAATTGGCTGGTAGTTTGCTTATCCTCTGCATGGCTAGCGAATGTTGCAGTTAACGTACCGTGTGGATTGATAAGCTCAATCAGTTTGACGACCCAGCCATTGACTTGCTGTTTTGCTGATAAGTTAAGATGTCCAAGATTATTATGCTGATGATAGAGCGCATCGCAATGTAAGGATAGATTAACCAATTTACCTAGTGCTTGTTGTTGCGTAGAATGAATGGGCTGAGCGAAAAATTCGATATCTTTTGTATCCAATTGAGATACTTGAATCGCTAAAGCTGCTTGTTCTGGATCAAAATGCACCGTCCCGGTAGTTTTATCCAATGCAAATTGTCCGCTAATTTGTTGCTTAGTATCTCTTGCAAAATATAAGCTGACTTGATGGAACAATTTGTTAAAGAGGGTAAGTTGCTGTGTTTGCAAGGTGAAGTTAATCGGAAGCATAGCCAGTTTCATTGTATGGCTCCGGAAAAAGGGAGGCAATAGGCGAAGCCAAGGGTCAAGCGTTATATTAGGCACAGCAATTTGTATAGATAGCGAGGGATGGGTCTTGGTGTCATGGATGGATCCGATTTGTAAGGCATGAGCAGTCATTATGCCTTCCTTGATACCAAGTTTTCCAGTGATGGGAAGGTGGCCTAAAATCTGATAGGCTACTTGCCAGCTACTTTTTTTGGTAGATTGAGCAGTGATTTGTAGAGGCCATTTTTGTTTTGCTGTTTTATGTAAGGGGTAGGGTAGTACGAGCGAAGTGCCTTGTAATGGTGTTTGTATGGCAACGCTTCTTTCTAGGCCATTTTTGATGGTTATTGTGGCTCGATAGTTAGCCTGACCTTTGATGTAGTTGCTTAAAAAATGTACATAGCGCTTTGTGGCTTCTTTACTATTTGCCGTGCCCGTGATGGCGATTTGTTGTTGATGTTGATTAGATTTTGCGGTCAAAGTAGCTTGCCCACCTAATGCTGTAAAGGCAAGCTTTTTGGTATGTAGACCCTGTTCATTAACGCGTAAGCTGCCTTGTATATGCTTCATATTAGGGATAGATAAGCGCCCAAAGTATAGCGTGTTGTTCTGAAGGGCAACGTTTGCAGTAAACTTATTCTTTGCGCGGCTGCCACGTATGAGTGGAATCTGGAGTGTTAACTTAATGGAGGCGGAGCCTGTAGCCCGTAAATTTTTAACAAAGCTAGTAATATGGGGCGAATGTGGTATTTTTTCGATAAACCGCAAATAACGATCCAATGCACTAGTCATATTACCTGATGCATATAAAATAGGCTGATGTTTGATGTTTGGAATATTTACCGCAATATTGCGTAGTGGTATTTGGTCAATTAGAGCCGTTTTGGCCAAGATGGTAAGGCGTGCATTGTCCCACAGGAGTTGTCCGTTGATATGATGGATAATTGGCCAGTTTGGGTGATAGCGTAGACTAGCGTGATACACTTTTGCCTTAAGTTGAAATTGTCCACCTTGGCCTTTTGCAAAAGGGAAACGACGCCAGTCACCATTGAGTGAAAATTCTGCTTGCTCAGCTATGCCATTCAGTAAAGCTTGATCAAACCATTTCTTAAATTTTGAGTTTAGTTGTTGGGGAAGATATCGCTTAATACGGGCAACTTGTACTTGTTTGAGTATGCCGACCAGTTCAATATAACGGGTGTTATGCTGATATTGCCCTTGTATTTTTCCTGAAAAATCTGGGTTATTTATATTTATCCGATGAAGCTGGATAACCGTGTCTTGGTCATGCTGACGCCAAGTAACATATGCATGCAATGCTTTAGTTTTGAGTGGGACAGATAAAATACGTGGTATCGCAAATGTACTATGTTGACTATTAAGTATCAATTTGCCTTGTTGTTGATTGACATCAAGGTGACCGCTGACTTGTTTAATGGCTAACTGTTGAGCGTACCATGTTCCGCTACATTGCACAAAGTCAGTTTTAAGAAAAAATTCACGTGAAAAAGTGAGCCGATCATGCCAAGCTAATTGCAAATTTTTAAAATGCCCGTTTATTTGGATCGTGTTCAAGCGAGTGGGCCATGTTTTGCGAAATAAAGATTTGAGTGTATCTAATGAAGTGACGTGAGCATGCTGAACTGCAAATTTGATTTGGCGAATAAAGCCTTGTGAACTAATCGTTGCATCGCATTTTGCTTGTTGCAGGGCAAGTGTTTGATTAATACTTAGGTTAGAAAACTGGCTTTTGATTTGATAGGATCGGTTATCTTGATAAGCTAGTTGTATATGACCATTGGCTCGTATGACAGTATGAAGATTGGTCGCATATTTCTTTTGCAAGACGATGCGGGCATCTTGTAGGGCTGCACTTAATTTTATAGGTTGACCTTGCTTGAAATAAGCTGTTGCTTCGACCTTACCTTGAGCTTGCCAGGCTTGATGGGATGGATTAAGGTAACGGACTAAAAAATCAGTTTGTAGGTGTTTAGCGGAAAGCTTGATATATCCTGACCAATGCCTCCATTGCTTGACATCTTGTCCATGCCATGCTGCCGTAACGAGGAGACGCTTCCCGATATGTTGTGCTTGTGAAGTGGAAACTACCAATGTTTGAGCAAATAATGTTTTATCATAGGTCATTACAACTGATCGTAAATGCACGATGGGCAAATGCTTGAAGTCATCTTGCCATTGGACAACGGTGCTTGTTAGGAGAACGCTATCTTGACGAAGCAACCAATTGACTAACTGTGGTTTACGCGATGTTTTGAGTGGAAAATAATTCACTGACAATTGAGCTTGCTGGTCACGTACCACGTGGATTTTGGGTAAATGCATGTTAATCATTGAAAAGTGAGGTTCCCATACGAACACAGTTTTTAATGACGGCACGCAAGCAATTTGAGGGATGGCGAGGGTTTGTTGTCGATTGGATAGCGTAACATGATGGGCTGTAATGGTCGGCGAAATACCCTGCCAACTACCTGATAACTTTGCAATTTTAATTACGTAACCAGTTTGGTTGGTCAGAGTTTTTTCTAGAGCAGGCCGATAAAGGTCAATGCGTGGCAGTAACCATGCTATAAAAAGTAGCAATCCTAATAGGGCGCATAGTATTGTGCCTAATAATCCGATGAGCAGGCGTTTATAGGTGAGGTGGGGTGTTGCCATGCTTATTTATTGTTTGTTTTGTAGTCAATGAATCAAGGTACATTGTAGCACCAATTAATTGGTGCATATTTTTGGTACAGTGACTACAGGAAATTGACTTGCATCAATGCCATAGAGCTAACCTAACTTGAAGTGACAAACTATAAAACAAACCGGACACAGGAATGAGCGGTGAGTGCTTGATAGAGACTATCCAGCTGTAGGCGACTTGTAGCTTGAATGGTGATGCTAAGCCCTATATATTGACTAGCACGGCTCGGTCTCGTCTTGATATGGTGCGCTGTAGTATGGGGCGCATATTGTTGTATCACGTCAAGGAGTGTCTGGATGATATCGTCTTGATACCGAACAACTACCTTGATGACAAAGACACAGGGAAACTGTAGTAATTCATTAGCATGGGTTGCCATGATTGTACACGTTGAAACATGTTGCGAGATATGATGTCGTGCTTGAGTTTAACCTTCTTTTTTGTTTTTGCGTTGTAAAGCAAAAATGAGTGCTTCAACAATAAATGCGACGAGTAAAAAGAGCACAACCACCCAAATGCAACTTTGTGCTGTATCAATAAAACTGCGGTAGATTTCTACTATCCAATGCATCGGATTGGTATTAAAAGGAATTTGCCGTTGTGAAAAGGCAAAATCTTCCAACATATCCAGTTTTACGCCACCTTGTAAACCGACCAAAATAATGGCCCAGCTCAAGCATTTTCGCCAAGCAAGTAAAAGCGGTTGGCTAGCAAAACGGTCTAAAATGCGATTTAACCAAGGCACAAAGGTATAGCTGATAAATAAGGCTGTCAGTAAAGACACGCTGAACATGGTGATAAATAAAGCGTAAGGCATAGCGAATTTATGAGTGATGATTGGAGTGGGTATAAAACAATATCCTGAAGACACCATCATATCATATTTTGCTAGCGTCAACTGATGCTATTTGAAGCGGTATCTTTACCGAGGGTAGGGTAAACTAGCCGATTTGGTTTAACATGACAAAAGACTTCATAGGCACTTGTACCTGCAGCTTGTGCGATGGTATTGACGCTAATATGATTTCCCCATAATTCAACAGATGTTCCTATTTTGGGGGATAATACATTTGTCAAATCAATGGTGATAAGGTTCATGGATGGTCGGCCAACAATGGGGCAATTAGTGTGATGCAAACGCACAGGAATACCACTTGAGACAAGCCTTGGATAGCCATCGCCGTAACCACACGTAATGAGTCCTATTTTGCTTGGGCGAATCGTTTGATAGGTTGCTCCATAACCTATATATTGCCCAGCTGGTACATCATGTATATCAAATAAATGTGTTGAAAAGGTCATGACTGGTTTTAGTGCATGAGGGACATCTTGTATAAGTGGGCTAATACCATATAAAGCAAGTCCTGCTCTACCCCATCCACGATGGGTGTTAGGATGACCTAAAATAGCAGATGATGCCGCACTACTAACAGGGTTTTTGGGTAGCGATGAGCAGGCTTGGTCAAATTGTGCAATTTGGAGATTAGTCATCGGATGATGTAAATCGTCAGCACAAGCAAAGTGGGTCATATAGACGATTTGTTGAACATTCTGGTGATGGGCTAACTGCTTGTATGCTTGTGCATAGTGTGCAGGCAATATACCGCCGCGACATAATCCAGTATCCATTTTGAGCCATATTTGTAAAGCAGTTGGCAAGTGAGCTGACAACAAGGTGTTAATCTGTTCTGAGCTTTGTACAGATAACCAAAGATTTTGTTTGGCAACCAACAGTAGTTCTGTTTTTGATAAGACACCCTCTAACAACAAAATGGGCAGATGGATTCCTTCTGCTCGAAGCAAGCGTGCTTCCTCAAGGTGCATGACGGCAAATCCATCAGCTATATCAGCTAAAGCTCTCGCACAAGGGATCATACCATGCCCATATGCATTTGATTTAATTACAGCAAGCAATGGTCCTTTATGCTGGGCTTTAAGCCACCGATAATTATGACGAAGGTACCGGGTATTAATAAAAGCAGTTAAGGGGCGCATAGTAACGAATCAGATAAATATTGACCCACGCTGACGCGTTCTTTATTTGCGAGGTCACGCTCCGTGCGTACAGCTACAAAGCTATTTTGTCGTAGCATGGTTCGTACAGCTTTGCCTTGCGAAAAACCATGTTCTAGTACTAACCAACCCTTATTGACTAAAAAGTGTGGTGCTTGATGAATAATATGCGCTAAATGCGCCAAACCATCACCGTAATCGGTTAAGGCATCTTGTGGCTCAAAACGTAAATCACCCATTTTTAAATGCGGATCATGCGCTGCAATGTAGGGTGGATTAGCGACAATCATATCAAATTTTGATGGTTTTAAGGAAACGGGTTCAAACCAATGACCTAGCATAAAACGCACTGTTGCATGCAAAGTTCTGGCGTTTTGCATAGCTATTTTTAAAGCTTGGGCACTACAATCTATTGCGCTAAGCTGCCAAATTGGCTCTTCCAATGCTAGCGTAATGGC
This genomic stretch from Neisseriales bacterium harbors:
- the recB gene encoding exodeoxyribonuclease V subunit beta, which encodes MTAPIFYPFKAPLNGINLIEASAGTGKTSSLATLFVRFLLGDAKQPPLAIHQILVVTFTKAATAELYTRFQKKIKTTLSALQHGAKDKETEDLLAPYREDAHQMQLAKRHLLEALNQFDQAAIYTIHGFCQRILSHYEPANHTYELLTDDTLLLNKLVADFWRTHVLYDAHYAQLVIEEKLNVEKMLKVVRPYIGKPYLEKPNLQSASDEAVLARQSLSAAWHKVWQHLEAGERIFWFLQQQKLNKNRYREKSYQALFFWLSQPATKATFSSGDQLLDKAQTTQPIKKVWLEKLRPAALADCIEENEAVHHPFFVAIAQLLDADLELSQIRACSIDVLRLALIDWIDEKLTTQIDQPQRRMDSLVIDLMRLLQHHPSLGKEIADIWHVALIDEFQDTDPVQYAIFQQSFIQHGESVFLVGDPKQAIYSFRGADIFTYLVAKQQADRHYTLTKNYRSSQAVVSAINALFERSQAFLLDIPFLPAQASEPIGQLADGYSAMVWHWLTSQTAEEETNNISRKQMITQAAAWTARRIAELLSSKPLVEEKSSAYPLCARDIAVLVATHAQGAVIRDALAKYNIASSSLTNRNVFDSAEADDMLALLQVWRLPGDRFALHTALATEIIGLDAAAIYTLEDTAQERYRSLFFEAHQRWLNTGPMAAWRFYMRADRVAERLLPLVDGERRLTNLMHLMELAQQHSIQTQSSMTALVTWFMQSMHRSSSVQDQQERLDSDQDLVRIVTIHAAKGMQYPVVFCPFLWHAYLDHKTNDFWLYHIDDKACLATTATVNDDIKRRAQNERFAEEIRKLYVALTRAKLRIEVCWGAMKDIVHTPLAWLLCGDALDPIAVETQLKTLTQKALHDQWATWVGHHANHMSIRYADYVMPNAPLLTQPSQAIVMPPTSPVVLPAWQIASFSRLADTFSLGIQATPDDEAPALTQIASPPTLIHADFPKGTRAGRCLHDVLETVDFSDTDEQLYLAIDRVLMRHAFSQTVWRDEVYRLVSGVLDAPLKETYSLRGITRKARLTEMAFLLPLKPLKVTALQAILANPSYQLHPAFQEASYRLDFEQIKGYIKGFIDLVVSFDHAFYVIDYKSHYLGDQTIHYAQHQLIHVMAQKHYYLQYLIYLVALRAYLKSRGLPVNIGGIRYLFVRGLDRLGHGIWSDTPSEALLQALEQLFYGEATASVH
- a CDS encoding carbon-nitrogen hydrolase family protein: MPSIASTQFVATAIQMVSGSNVAENLQVADNLINKAVRQQAQLVVLPECFGLMNLTNCQTPYSENIADGHIQQALSRIAQHHGIWLVGGTLPIKSHHTELVRNSTLLFAPDGSVACRYDKIHLFCLSKQAESYCEANTFEPGVKGVTFQTPLARLAFGICYDIRFPELFRQLLPFDILVIPAAFIAVTGKAHWEVLLRARAIENQCYLIAADQGGIHENGRVTHGYSMIIDPWGRILAKQATGQGCISATIDLDYLKDVRRKLPALKNRVF
- a CDS encoding TIGR02099 family protein is translated as MATPHLTYKRLLIGLLGTILCALLGLLLFIAWLLPRIDLYRPALEKTLTNQTGYVIKIAKLSGSWQGISPTITAHHVTLSNRQQTLAIPQIACVPSLKTVFVWEPHFSMINMHLPKIHVVRDQQAQLSVNYFPLKTSRKPQLVNWLLRQDSVLLTSTVVQWQDDFKHLPIVHLRSVVMTYDKTLFAQTLVVSTSQAQHIGKRLLVTAAWHGQDVKQWRHWSGYIKLSAKHLQTDFLVRYLNPSHQAWQAQGKVEATAYFKQGQPIKLSAALQDARIVLQKKYATNLHTVIRANGHIQLAYQDNRSYQIKSQFSNLSINQTLALQQAKCDATISSQGFIRQIKFAVQHAHVTSLDTLKSLFRKTWPTRLNTIQINGHFKNLQLAWHDRLTFSREFFLKTDFVQCSGTWYAQQLAIKQVSGHLDVNQQQGKLILNSQHSTFAIPRILSVPLKTKALHAYVTWRQHDQDTVIQLHRININNPDFSGKIQGQYQHNTRYIELVGILKQVQVARIKRYLPQQLNSKFKKWFDQALLNGIAEQAEFSLNGDWRRFPFAKGQGGQFQLKAKVYHASLRYHPNWPIIHHINGQLLWDNARLTILAKTALIDQIPLRNIAVNIPNIKHQPILYASGNMTSALDRYLRFIEKIPHSPHITSFVKNLRATGSASIKLTLQIPLIRGSRAKNKFTANVALQNNTLYFGRLSIPNMKHIQGSLRVNEQGLHTKKLAFTALGGQATLTAKSNQHQQQIAITGTANSKEATKRYVHFLSNYIKGQANYRATITIKNGLERSVAIQTPLQGTSLVLPYPLHKTAKQKWPLQITAQSTKKSSWQVAYQILGHLPITGKLGIKEGIMTAHALQIGSIHDTKTHPSLSIQIAVPNITLDPWLRLLPPFFRSHTMKLAMLPINFTLQTQQLTLFNKLFHQVSLYFARDTKQQISGQFALDKTTGTVHFDPEQAALAIQVSQLDTKDIEFFAQPIHSTQQQALGKLVNLSLHCDALYHQHNNLGHLNLSAKQQVNGWVVKLIELINPHGTLTATFASHAEDKQTTSQFMLHLQDVGQYLSGLGYVNVIGSGHGTVRGNLTWPNTIKFPKNDDVTGYITLNIQQGYFAKIDPGVSRLFSILSLQSLLRFAQFDFGRFFENGLAFDYIYGNILIQNGALSTDKLVMKGPAADITINGVMDFKHNTLQLSVQLETHLIENTAIATSLIALNPWFGMAGLLGQQALKNPLGKVFIIHYDISGSIDQPIIEKRRTLQQYRRNLTGDK
- a CDS encoding DUF493 family protein, whose product is MATHANELLQFPCVFVIKVVVRYQDDIIQTLLDVIQQYAPHTTAHHIKTRPSRASQYIGLSITIQATSRLQLDSLYQALTAHSCVRFVL
- the alr gene encoding alanine racemase — translated: MRPLTAFINTRYLRHNYRWLKAQHKGPLLAVIKSNAYGHGMIPCARALADIADGFAVMHLEEARLLRAEGIHLPILLLEGVLSKTELLLVAKQNLWLSVQSSEQINTLLSAHLPTALQIWLKMDTGLCRGGILPAHYAQAYKQLAHHQNVQQIVYMTHFACADDLHHPMTNLQIAQFDQACSSLPKNPVSSAASSAILGHPNTHRGWGRAGLALYGISPLIQDVPHALKPVMTFSTHLFDIHDVPAGQYIGYGATYQTIRPSKIGLITCGYGDGYPRLVSSGIPVRLHHTNCPIVGRPSMNLITIDLTNVLSPKIGTSVELWGNHISVNTIAQAAGTSAYEVFCHVKPNRLVYPTLGKDTASNSIS
- the prmC gene encoding peptide chain release factor N(5)-glutamine methyltransferase; amino-acid sequence: MTITFRELLTNTHLPRHEARLLLQHVSQLTHAQLVAKDQNSVPEKIQQHFKAFVKARQMGQPIAYLIGMREFYQRPFLVSPATLIPRPDTELVIDTALSLFNKASAKTILDLGTGSGIIAITLALEEPIWQLSAIDCSAQALKIAMQNARTLHATVRFMLGHWFEPVSLKPSKFDMIVANPPYIAAHDPHLKMGDLRFEPQDALTDYGDGLAHLAHIIHQAPHFLVNKGWLVLEHGFSQGKAVRTMLRQNSFVAVRTERDLANKERVSVGQYLSDSLLCAP